From Terriglobales bacterium, the proteins below share one genomic window:
- a CDS encoding NADH-quinone oxidoreductase subunit N gives MTPIPSEDYIRILPEIVLTVFGMAVMLIDPLLPKRASRRPLGWLAFLGTLLAAAAGAHQVYYPGPAFFGMVRVDSFSIFFHVLITLLAALVILASLDYLDVQEIHGGEFYGLVLLGTVGMVLMSSAVELVLIFIALEISSISTYVLAGFRRRVAASAEASLKYFLLGSFATAFFLYGVALMFGATGTTSIYALAAALHPPHTPPLAYVAVAFLFVGLGFKVASAPFHVWTPDVYEGAPAPVVALMSTAPKAAAFAVLLRILFAANAPGWFWLVWVSAALTMTLGNLGALVQTNIKRMLAYSSIAHAGYVLVAFAAARQAGVSAAIFYVAAYGAMNVGAFAVITYFARAGERYVTLDDYAGLGRRSPALAAALSIFLLSLIGIPITGGFFAKFYVFTAAFQSNLVGLTILAVINSAIAAYYYLRVLVVMYMREPREDAPLSPVSTAMTTAIAVCALATLWLGILPGTVLDYAFRAASDLLR, from the coding sequence ATGGCGGTGATGCTGATCGACCCGCTGCTGCCGAAGCGCGCCAGCCGTCGTCCGCTGGGCTGGCTGGCTTTCCTGGGGACGCTCCTGGCCGCCGCCGCCGGCGCCCATCAGGTCTATTATCCCGGCCCGGCATTCTTCGGGATGGTGCGCGTGGATTCCTTCAGCATCTTCTTCCACGTCTTGATCACGCTGCTGGCGGCGCTGGTCATCCTGGCTTCGCTCGACTACCTGGACGTGCAGGAGATCCACGGCGGCGAGTTCTACGGACTCGTCCTGCTGGGCACGGTGGGCATGGTGCTGATGTCCTCCGCGGTGGAACTGGTGCTCATCTTCATCGCGCTGGAGATTTCCTCCATCTCCACCTACGTCCTGGCCGGATTCCGGCGGCGCGTGGCGGCCAGCGCCGAAGCCTCGCTGAAGTACTTCCTGCTGGGCTCCTTTGCCACCGCCTTTTTCCTCTACGGCGTGGCGCTGATGTTCGGGGCCACCGGCACCACTAGCATCTATGCTTTGGCCGCGGCGTTGCACCCGCCGCACACGCCGCCGCTGGCCTATGTGGCCGTGGCGTTCCTGTTCGTGGGCCTGGGATTCAAGGTGGCCTCCGCGCCCTTCCACGTCTGGACTCCGGACGTCTATGAAGGCGCGCCGGCACCGGTGGTGGCGCTGATGTCCACTGCGCCCAAGGCAGCGGCCTTCGCCGTGCTGCTGCGCATTCTCTTCGCCGCCAATGCTCCGGGATGGTTCTGGCTGGTGTGGGTCTCCGCCGCGCTCACCATGACGCTGGGCAACCTGGGCGCGCTGGTCCAGACCAATATCAAGCGCATGCTGGCCTATTCCTCCATCGCCCACGCCGGATACGTTCTGGTGGCCTTCGCGGCGGCGCGCCAGGCGGGCGTTTCCGCCGCCATCTTCTACGTCGCGGCCTATGGAGCGATGAATGTGGGGGCGTTCGCGGTCATCACCTATTTCGCGCGCGCCGGCGAGCGCTACGTCACCCTGGACGACTATGCCGGACTCGGCCGCCGCTCTCCGGCGCTGGCCGCCGCGCTCTCCATCTTCTTGCTTTCGCTGATCGGGATTCCCATCACCGGAGGCTTCTTCGCCAAGTTCTACGTCTTCACCGCCGCCTTCCAATCGAACCTGGTGGGGCTGACCATCCTGGCAGTCATCAACAGCGCCATCGCCGCCTACTACTACCTGCGCGTGCTGGTGGTGATGTACATGCGCGAGCCGCGCGAGGACGCTCCCCTGTCCCCGGTCTCGACCGCCATGACCACGGCAATCGCCGTGTGCGCCTTGGCCACGCTCTGGCTGGGCATCCTGCCCGGCACGGTGCTGGACTACGCTTTCCGCGCCGCCAGCGACCTGTTGCGCTGA
- a CDS encoding ATP synthase F0 subunit C codes for MRKMTFVFLTLGTVLVAVPAFAQEMSGRGGPSDAAWVAITAGFAMAIASAGCAMAQGKATAAAAEGLARNPAARPGIQLALILGLALIESLALYTLVIIFAKVKT; via the coding sequence ATGCGTAAAATGACGTTCGTGTTTCTGACGCTGGGGACGGTGCTGGTGGCCGTGCCCGCGTTCGCGCAAGAGATGAGCGGAAGAGGCGGTCCTTCCGACGCGGCCTGGGTGGCGATTACCGCTGGATTCGCCATGGCCATAGCCTCCGCGGGCTGCGCTATGGCCCAGGGGAAGGCCACGGCGGCGGCGGCGGAAGGCCTGGCGCGCAATCCGGCAGCCCGTCCTGGGATTCAGCTCGCGCTGATCCTGGGCTTGGCGCTGATCGAGTCGCTGGCCCTCTACACGCTGGTGATCATCTTCGCCAAGGTAAAGACTTAG
- the atpB gene encoding F0F1 ATP synthase subunit A has protein sequence MHEQLWFTAILNKYLGGVTTALLEALHIHPHDPSAPIPNYVAMQVVVFVLLVAFFLFLRSRLSMQRPGAWQHVVEVLQEFIQNQSREIIGHHSEHYTPFLMTLGLFILVANLLGMVPSFESPTANPSVPLGCAVVAFAYYNLQGVFSQGLLHYALHFTGPIWWLAWLMLPIEIISHSARVLSLTIRLFANIFAGDMVTLVFFSLVPIGIPVVFLALHMGVSFLQSYIFVLLTTVYLSGAVAQEH, from the coding sequence ATGCACGAGCAACTCTGGTTCACCGCGATCCTGAACAAGTACTTGGGCGGCGTGACCACGGCGCTGCTCGAGGCGCTGCACATCCATCCTCACGACCCCAGCGCCCCCATCCCCAACTACGTTGCCATGCAGGTGGTGGTCTTTGTGTTGTTGGTGGCGTTCTTCCTGTTCCTGCGATCGCGGTTGTCGATGCAGCGGCCGGGAGCCTGGCAGCACGTGGTCGAGGTGTTGCAGGAGTTCATCCAGAACCAAAGCCGCGAGATCATCGGACACCACAGCGAACATTACACGCCGTTTCTGATGACGCTCGGCCTGTTCATACTGGTTGCCAACCTGCTGGGGATGGTTCCGAGTTTCGAATCGCCGACCGCCAACCCTTCGGTGCCGCTGGGCTGCGCGGTGGTGGCCTTCGCCTATTACAACCTGCAGGGAGTCTTCAGCCAGGGACTGCTGCACTATGCGTTGCACTTCACCGGCCCGATCTGGTGGCTGGCCTGGCTGATGCTGCCCATCGAGATCATCAGCCACTCGGCGCGCGTGCTCTCACTCACCATCCGCCTGTTTGCCAACATCTTCGCCGGGGACATGGTGACCCTGGTCTTCTTCTCCCTGGTTCCCATCGGGATCCCGGTGGTATTTCTGGCGTTGCACATGGGCGTGTCGTTCCTGCAGTCTTATATTTTTGTTTTGCTGACGACGGTGTATCTATCGGGAGCCGTCGCTCAGGAGCATTGA
- a CDS encoding ATP synthase subunit I — MSVVESTPAAEDFYAGAYARILRFMLGVGTVVALALEIALGWRVSLGFMLGCAIASVNFYWLKRVVSALADRLTQSGSRESSRGVVLRFLLRYLLIALGVYVIFRSSSVSLNGLLAGLFLPVAAIGCEAAYEVYVALRRGI; from the coding sequence ATGAGTGTCGTCGAATCCACGCCGGCAGCCGAGGATTTCTACGCGGGGGCCTATGCGCGCATCCTGCGTTTCATGCTGGGGGTGGGGACGGTGGTGGCCCTGGCCCTAGAAATCGCGCTGGGATGGCGGGTGAGCCTGGGGTTTATGCTTGGCTGTGCCATCGCCAGCGTCAATTTCTACTGGCTGAAGCGCGTGGTCAGCGCGCTGGCCGATCGCTTGACCCAATCGGGCAGCAGAGAATCCAGCCGGGGAGTGGTGCTGCGCTTCCTGCTTCGCTATCTCCTGATCGCTCTTGGGGTCTATGTTATATTCAGGAGTTCTTCAGTGAGTTTGAACGGTCTTTTGGCGGGATTATTTTTGCCAGTAGCGGCTATCGGATGCGAGGCCGCGTATGAAGTGTACGTCGCGCTGCGGCGCGGAATCTAG
- a CDS encoding AtpZ/AtpI family protein — MPEEEPKATPGGPGDPGKSKNSWEQVARYSQLAFVLPAATLVGWLAGAALDRWLHTGWLYLVGLIVGIAAGFVELIRTVTSSENK; from the coding sequence ATGCCCGAAGAGGAACCCAAGGCGACTCCGGGGGGCCCGGGGGACCCAGGAAAGAGCAAGAACTCGTGGGAGCAGGTTGCGCGTTATAGTCAGTTGGCCTTTGTGCTGCCCGCCGCCACCCTTGTAGGCTGGCTCGCCGGCGCGGCGTTGGACCGTTGGCTGCACACGGGATGGCTCTATCTTGTGGGGCTGATCGTCGGCATCGCTGCGGGGTTCGTTGAACTGATTCGCACCGTCACCTCGTCCGAAAACAAGTGA